Proteins from a single region of Papaver somniferum cultivar HN1 unplaced genomic scaffold, ASM357369v1 unplaced-scaffold_11, whole genome shotgun sequence:
- the LOC113328559 gene encoding uncharacterized protein LOC113328559, with protein sequence MVSQAYSTKKKWDIIGEVVVDMTQTCFRTGHIAKVFNHTNIALIPKVPLEELVKTLYEQYISQNQSAFIPKRSISDNILLANEDIYSVNHNDKVEGTATIKLDMSKAYDKLEWSFLEKVLRKMGLAENWIKLIYQCVSTVSYSVLLNDSPTDNLQRNGTLRGIKVCKNAPATTHLLFVDDSLLFTSATTKNFTAIKNYLQKYCLTSGKEINFDKSGILFSGTISEHRKAFLANILEIQSI encoded by the exons ATGGTTTCACAGGCttattctaccaaaaaaaaatggGATATTATTGGAGAAGTTGTTGTTGATATGACCCAAACCTGCTTTAGAACAGGGCATATTGCAAAAGTATTCAATCATACCAATATTGCTCTTATCCCTAAAGTCCCTTTAGAAGAGTTG GTTAAAACCCTTTatgaacaatacatatcccaaaaTCAAAGTGCCTTCATTCCAaagaggagtatttctgataatattcttcTAGCAAATGAAGACATATATTCTGTTAATCATAATGACAAAGTTGAGGGCACTGCTACTATCAAACTTGACATGTCTAAAGCTTATGATAAATTGGAGTGGTCTTTTCTTGAAAAAGTTTTGAGAAAAATGGGTTTAGCTGAAAATTGGATAAAACTCATATATCAATGTGTCTCTACTGTCTCCTATTCTGTTCTTTTAAATGATAGCCCTACAG ATAATCTTCAAAGAAATGGTACTCTGAGGGGTATCAAAGTTTGTAAAAATGCCCCTGCGACGACTCATTTGCTTTTTGTTGATGACTCTCTTCTGTTCACTTCTGCTACCACAAAAAACTTCACTGCTATAAAAAACTACCTTCAAAAGTACTGCCTAACTTCTGGGAAAGAAATTAATTTTGATAAGTCTGGTATTTTATTCAGTGGAACAATTTCTGAACATAGGAAGGCCTTTTTGGCTAACATTCTGGAGATTCAAAGCATATAG
- the LOC113328561 gene encoding uncharacterized protein LOC113328561 has translation MWSLWTSRNNFVFQNVSENHTSVLERARVMLLTRKKTYVATPTTPTALSHKWMPTLFGWIKCNTDGAFDNISGDNGAGYKMRDFSSKASFCDAMVFDVSSAEEAEARVIRGVLKKAVEQKMTHIIMESDAKKLVEQFSSSFFDGDPRTDAIFKDIKLFSSKLSACIFSFKPKICNSVAHKLDQWAKRKKTSMY, from the coding sequence ATGTGGTCTCTTTGGACTAGTAGAAACAATTTCGTTTTTCAAAATGTGTCTGAAAATCATACTTCTGTCCTAGAAAGAGCTAGAGTTATGCTTCTCACTAGGAAAAAAACTTATGTAGCTACCCCTACTACCCCTACTGCTCTAAGTCACAAATGGATGCCCACTTTGTTTGGATGGATCAAATGTAATACAGATGGAGCTTTTGATAACATTTCTGGAGATAATGGTGCAGGTTATAAGATGAGAGACTTCTCAAGCAAAGCCTCTTTCTGTGATGCTATGGTATTTGACGTTTCATCTGCAGAAGAAGCGGAAGCCAGAGTTATCCGGGGAGTTCTTAAGAAAGCAGTGGAACAGAAGATGACTCATATAATCATGGAAAGTGATGCTAAAAAGTTGGTGGAGCAATTTTCTTCTAGTTTTTTTGATGGTGATCCAAGGACAGATGCCATATTTAAAGACATTAAGTTGTTCTCTTCTAAGCTGTCTGCTTGTATTTTTAGTTTTAAACCTAAAATCTGTAATTCTGTTGCTCATAAGTTAGATCAATGGGCAAAACGTAAGAAAACATCTATGTACTGA
- the LOC113328491 gene encoding uncharacterized protein LOC113328491 → MDTNQYGSDGVQTITTQSLQNSASVGNSFKVFVEVDAACRPIKKNAEKFASRVGELIRAHCPIRYEDWRIVPENFKEDVWNGLMSEFKFNAPSHLVRPNLEVTFSQKFRTFKYQLRQNYFKIARGKAQIEAAIQAGLDPNAWKSKEEILENVPMGVTPSNWTAFVENEFKGVKESHEKKSENKKNAQSLILLGKRSLRGFSSSVSAKRAKQAFLTASLRDSTVNKCNSPVIGLKKVMAQNISSDRPTSEETILDDSCIPNSEFPPDFTPENHAFTRNLDPMSEPQPFDNSGYEESSYQSVNLLDRNGKIVSVGYVVTGLEGEVCHHRIVQKNERKVRIERVYDDSAPIWDPPQGDDFYKLSYYVAGGWIIWHKKRLQFTN, encoded by the exons ATGGATACAAATCAATATGGCAGTGATGGTGTACAAACTATAACCACCCAATCATTACAGAATAGTGCATCTGTTGGGAATAGTTTTAAAGTTTTTGTTGAAGTTGATGCAGCTTGTAGACCAATAaagaaaaatgcagaaaaatttgCTTCTCGTGTAGGGGAACTTATACGAGCGCATTGCCCAATACGTTATGAAGATTGGAGGATTGTCCCGGAAAACTTTAAGGAGGATGTGTGGAATGGCTTAATG AGCGAGTTTAAGTTTAATGCTCCTTCGCACTTGGTACGCCCGAACCTCGAAGTAACCTTTTCACAGAAGTTCAGAACATTCAAATACCAGCTTCGACAGAATTATTTCAAGATAGCCAGAGGTAAAGCACAAATTGAAGCAGCTATTCAAGCTGGTTTGGATCCAAATGCATGGAAAAGCAAAGAGGAGATTCTAGAAAACGTTCCGATGGGGGTTACTCCAAGTAATTGGACCGCTTTCGTTGAGAATGAGTTCAAAGGAGTCAAAGAAAGCCATGAAAAGAAATCAGAGAACAAAAAAAATGCACAATCCCTCATACTCTTGGGTAAAAGGTCTTTACGTGGATTTTCCTCCAGCGTTTCTGCGAAGCGTGCTAAGCAAGCATTCTTGACTGCTTCTCTTCGCGATTCTACAGTTAACAAATGCAACTCCCCTGTCATCGGACTGAAAAAG GTCATGGCACAAAATATATCCAGTGACCGTCCGACAAGCGAAGAAACAATCTTGGATGATTCTTGTATCCCTAACTCTGAGTTCCCTCCTGACTTCACTCCAGAAAATCATGCTTTTACCAGGAATTTAGATCCCATGTCAGAGCCACAACCTTTCGACAATTCTGGTTATGAAGAGTCTTCATATCAGAGTGTGAATTTGTTGGACAGGAATGGTAAAATAGTTTCCGTTGGATATGTGGTAACCGGTTTGGAAGGTGAAGTCTGTCACCACAGAATTGTCCAAAAGAACGAGAGGAAAGTTCGCATAGAACGCGTCTACGATGATTCTGCACCAATTTGGGACCCTCCTCAAGGTGATGACTTCTATAAGCTATCTTATTATGTTGCTGGTGGTTGGATAATATGGCATAAGAAGCGTCTGCAATTTACAAATTAA